The following proteins come from a genomic window of Pirellula staleyi DSM 6068:
- a CDS encoding PepSY domain-containing protein: MTNLQPTPRRSWPDYRAVWRWHFYAGLFCIPFVIVLSISGAIYLFKQEIEDAIEYSQNHLTDIAAPREVDAQIEAALKANPEATFASYELPRTITSAARVLVKQHGVTDRCYVHPTSLAVIHQVHEQDRFMRLIFRIHGELMLGDRGSYLVELAASWTLVMLLSGLFLWWPRNAKGLGGVLYPRLLGAKNIFWRDLHGVFGMWISAFAILLLVSGLPWSKFWGDYFRTMRQLTGTAVTQQDWSNGSEKRAARRSSGDHEGHTGARGNRGEDKPVDLAGVNRVAEVARGLNLAHPVLISPPQRGGTNWTVKSMAANRPLRTTIVVDSSTGAIVSREDFSDRHWVDQVVGYGIALHEGALFGRLNQLLGLLTAAGLVLLGASGVVMWWRRREAGSLGAPKALTASRWSTVLALVILALGIYLPLFGLSLVVVLLLEWSVLRRIPAARKWLSLDEPGSVPVVSTAEELSAGVLATEGKR, from the coding sequence ATGACGAATCTACAACCGACGCCACGCCGCTCGTGGCCCGACTACCGAGCGGTGTGGCGCTGGCATTTTTATGCCGGACTGTTTTGCATCCCTTTTGTCATCGTGCTTTCGATCAGTGGAGCGATCTATCTGTTCAAGCAAGAGATCGAAGATGCGATCGAGTATTCACAAAACCATTTGACCGATATCGCTGCGCCGCGCGAGGTCGATGCGCAAATTGAAGCGGCCCTGAAAGCCAACCCCGAGGCAACGTTTGCAAGTTACGAATTGCCTCGCACCATCACCTCGGCCGCGCGCGTGCTAGTGAAGCAGCACGGCGTTACCGATCGCTGCTATGTGCATCCCACGTCGCTGGCGGTGATTCATCAAGTGCATGAGCAAGATCGATTCATGCGATTGATCTTTCGCATTCACGGAGAATTGATGCTCGGAGATCGCGGGTCGTATCTCGTCGAACTCGCGGCATCGTGGACCTTGGTGATGCTTCTCTCGGGGTTGTTCCTATGGTGGCCGCGGAACGCAAAAGGACTCGGCGGGGTCCTCTATCCGCGACTGCTGGGGGCGAAGAACATTTTCTGGCGCGATCTGCATGGCGTGTTCGGAATGTGGATCTCGGCCTTTGCCATCTTGCTGCTGGTGAGTGGTCTTCCGTGGTCGAAATTCTGGGGAGACTACTTCCGCACAATGCGGCAGCTGACCGGCACCGCCGTGACGCAGCAAGACTGGAGCAACGGCAGTGAAAAACGTGCAGCGCGGCGCAGCAGTGGCGATCACGAGGGGCACACAGGTGCTCGGGGCAATCGCGGCGAAGACAAGCCGGTCGATCTTGCCGGGGTGAATCGCGTGGCGGAAGTGGCGCGTGGTTTGAACCTGGCCCATCCGGTGCTGATCAGCCCGCCGCAGCGAGGAGGAACCAACTGGACGGTGAAATCGATGGCCGCCAATCGTCCGCTGCGAACCACCATCGTGGTCGATAGCTCGACCGGCGCGATCGTCAGCCGCGAAGATTTTTCCGATCGCCACTGGGTCGATCAGGTGGTGGGCTACGGGATCGCGCTGCATGAAGGGGCCCTATTTGGACGGCTCAATCAACTGCTGGGACTGCTCACAGCGGCCGGTTTAGTGCTGCTGGGGGCGAGCGGTGTGGTGATGTGGTGGCGACGTCGCGAAGCCGGATCGCTCGGGGCCCCGAAAGCGCTCACCGCGAGTCGCTGGTCGACCGTTTTGGCGCTCGTGATTCTCGCGCTCGGAATCTACTTGCCACTCTTTGGCCTCTCGCTCGTCGTCGTGCTGCTGCTGGAGTGGAGCGTGCTTCGCCGCATCCCAGCCGCTCGCAAATGGCTGTCGCTCGACGAGCCCGGCAGTGTGCCGGTGGTTAGCACCGCGGAAGAACTTTCCGCAGGAGTGCTCGCCACGGAGGGAAAACGATGA
- a CDS encoding DUF1559 domain-containing protein: MSRTYSRRRGFTLVELLVVIAIIGVLVALLLPAVQAAREAARRTQCSNQLRQWGLAAHNYHDTFGAFPMTNAQNYLPNTQGFSPQARLLPFIEQLNLQNTLDFAQPAFTGPFNALVPNPAFAASFAQPITVALCPSDPAPVINEGAGGARYSGINYMVSFGSGTGTNYDLRWRTDGVVYENSGARFADLTDGTSNTVFMSETVRSVGPDFTLPAGQLPKAPYQATLNGSSGVTATLQAFPGMSGSGGGWSNGPSGSIENPDLATIWPQKTSWRGAASAALRGRGTSWAHSGAMSTLTNGYSTPNSRIPDVVTHFTGFFAPRSFHPGGAMAMTADGGVRLLPNSIDLLVHRAMHSGNGGEAVSQN; this comes from the coding sequence ATGTCCCGTACCTATTCCCGTCGACGAGGTTTCACTTTGGTGGAACTACTCGTTGTGATTGCCATTATTGGCGTGCTTGTGGCGCTGCTACTTCCGGCAGTGCAAGCCGCACGCGAAGCTGCGCGTCGCACCCAGTGCTCGAATCAACTCAGGCAGTGGGGACTCGCCGCGCATAACTACCACGATACGTTCGGCGCATTTCCGATGACGAATGCCCAGAACTATTTGCCGAACACGCAGGGGTTTTCGCCGCAAGCGCGACTGCTGCCGTTCATCGAACAGCTGAACCTCCAAAACACGCTCGACTTTGCTCAGCCGGCGTTCACCGGTCCGTTCAATGCGCTCGTTCCAAATCCCGCGTTTGCGGCATCGTTTGCCCAGCCGATCACCGTGGCGCTGTGCCCAAGCGATCCTGCTCCGGTCATTAACGAAGGGGCGGGGGGCGCGCGTTATTCGGGCATCAACTACATGGTCAGTTTCGGCAGTGGCACCGGTACGAACTACGACCTCCGCTGGCGCACCGATGGTGTGGTGTACGAGAACTCGGGGGCCCGCTTTGCCGATCTGACCGATGGAACATCGAACACGGTGTTCATGAGCGAAACGGTGCGGAGCGTGGGTCCCGATTTCACGCTCCCTGCAGGTCAGCTTCCGAAGGCCCCGTATCAAGCAACGCTCAACGGCTCGTCGGGAGTCACTGCAACGCTGCAAGCCTTTCCCGGGATGTCGGGAAGTGGTGGCGGCTGGAGTAATGGCCCCAGCGGATCGATCGAGAATCCCGACCTGGCGACGATTTGGCCGCAGAAAACGAGCTGGCGCGGAGCTGCCAGCGCGGCACTGCGCGGCCGTGGCACGTCGTGGGCCCACAGCGGCGCGATGAGCACGCTGACCAACGGCTATAGCACCCCCAACAGCCGCATTCCCGACGTCGTGACGCACTTCACCGGGTTCTTTGCGCCGCGCAGTTTTCATCCGGGTGGGGCGATGGCCATGACCGCCGATGGTGGCGTGCGACTCCTCCCCAATTCGATCGACCTGCTCGTTCATCGCGCTATGCACAGCGGCAATGGTGGCGAAGCAGTCTCGCAAAACTAA
- a CDS encoding NPCBM/NEW2 domain-containing protein, protein MASAGSGSSQPSGASGFDPYHELLGIPAIEQPPTHYRLLGLAVLESNPKVIERAADRQMQHLRTMQTGPYAAAIQKLLNEISKAQVVLLDPAAKAKYDTHLQAQLEATQRAATVSHLEPLQPMTELLPTADPLLAGFTAPATTQSPGVVRPAKSQHNLSMVFVAGGIGGLAAIVVLAIVVWQMQSPPAPELATDTTNSQDPTAVPSSTALPPPLPLPPPAPSSSEPPKPPANPGKSAGEQLASENGSTMSPSMEGQPSTTDLPTGPNETPENTSEPAAPSGTGIEEDVPQTPNDPSAAQLSQETRAELDQAKADLRVYPKFEKYYTHLDAHPEQLATNGPKLAQILWDEVTTNQIIADHKPSFLAAMEEVERLALAGGNYELALRTIDARLGQKSSIFQLPEAMATKLNALDVATAMAAAPRATAEVRKEVQESLLAAIEEVIEQRRALSIAPLVKNILEITRTSQDRLETIPRLLAIVDRAISQADLSSAVACLEGADELLKKVIGKERLALTQLRDQTDIRLKNFQAFEVAQADLKQNPTNPSANEKFGLLLLERGKVDESLPFLVQSASPELKQLAMATSQAGDDASSLEMLADRWSGLATAERVGPAMIAEQLLRRALDQEGLKGLARAAVEVKLQRIEKLTEASKASIAAAPTLPLPNNSEQGSPLPGWTSLPKNRWFEALPLIDFCDDVACGYWYNDNTVLWVARQGKPISKIEVPLQLGGCDYDLQLDFEIVDGEDRMVVHFPLGTESTYFVLGDYTDLGKRTFFYRGRPSEELKSDEFIEGNIVKLKQRYRLLLTVRQKEGGAELASFLNDKPVLSTFLPHEHAKNDGPWNARDPQRVVLTSLDAQSVYYSLRVKMLTGNGRYQKPIASDERWPPKIRSLKTLPLTSLPWTSIQANYEPVGNSKDPSKPVVPGVKKPVIDGKECDDFIFAHAKSRVTYDIPPKAKYFTSYCVNVRSVSASFSVRIDGVELFRTEGKAISRCLVEIPPGSKTIELICGDMGDDSFDHTMWAYPAFR, encoded by the coding sequence ATGGCGAGTGCAGGTTCTGGAAGCAGCCAGCCGAGCGGCGCGAGCGGATTTGATCCCTATCACGAACTGCTCGGAATCCCCGCGATTGAACAGCCGCCGACCCACTATCGTTTGCTGGGACTGGCAGTTTTGGAATCGAATCCCAAGGTGATCGAGCGCGCCGCTGATCGGCAGATGCAGCACCTGCGCACCATGCAAACCGGCCCCTACGCCGCTGCCATTCAAAAGCTGCTCAACGAAATCTCGAAGGCCCAGGTCGTGCTGCTCGACCCCGCTGCCAAAGCCAAGTACGACACCCATCTCCAGGCCCAACTCGAAGCCACCCAGCGTGCCGCGACGGTTAGCCATTTAGAACCGCTTCAGCCGATGACCGAACTCTTGCCCACGGCCGACCCGCTTCTGGCTGGCTTCACAGCCCCAGCAACCACTCAATCTCCCGGCGTTGTGCGACCTGCAAAATCTCAGCACAACCTTTCAATGGTTTTCGTGGCAGGTGGTATCGGCGGACTTGCTGCAATAGTTGTGCTCGCCATCGTGGTTTGGCAAATGCAAAGTCCCCCCGCACCTGAACTCGCTACAGATACCACGAATAGCCAGGATCCTACGGCGGTCCCCTCTTCCACCGCCCTGCCTCCTCCGCTTCCTCTTCCACCACCTGCTCCGAGTTCAAGCGAACCACCCAAGCCGCCAGCTAATCCCGGGAAGAGTGCCGGTGAGCAATTAGCTTCCGAGAATGGTTCGACAATGTCGCCATCCATGGAGGGTCAGCCATCGACCACCGATCTGCCGACAGGTCCGAATGAAACGCCCGAAAACACTTCCGAGCCCGCAGCACCTTCAGGGACCGGCATCGAGGAAGATGTTCCACAGACTCCTAATGATCCGTCGGCCGCGCAGCTATCTCAAGAAACACGTGCCGAACTCGATCAAGCGAAGGCAGATCTTCGTGTTTACCCGAAGTTTGAAAAGTATTACACCCATCTCGATGCACACCCTGAGCAGTTGGCGACTAACGGTCCAAAGCTCGCGCAAATACTTTGGGACGAGGTGACGACAAATCAGATTATCGCCGACCACAAGCCTTCCTTTTTGGCGGCGATGGAAGAGGTCGAACGACTTGCGCTCGCGGGAGGGAACTATGAACTAGCGCTGCGGACGATCGATGCGCGGCTGGGGCAAAAGTCCAGCATTTTTCAGCTTCCCGAAGCTATGGCAACGAAGCTTAATGCGCTCGATGTCGCAACCGCAATGGCTGCCGCACCACGCGCCACCGCAGAAGTTCGCAAGGAAGTACAAGAGTCACTCCTCGCGGCAATCGAGGAAGTTATCGAGCAGCGACGTGCTCTCTCAATCGCTCCCTTGGTGAAAAATATTCTCGAAATCACTCGAACCTCACAGGATCGACTGGAAACCATTCCGCGACTACTGGCGATTGTTGATCGGGCGATAAGCCAAGCCGATCTCAGCTCGGCTGTGGCGTGCTTGGAGGGGGCTGATGAGCTGCTCAAAAAAGTGATCGGCAAAGAGCGTCTTGCCCTCACACAGCTGCGAGACCAAACCGACATCAGGCTCAAAAACTTTCAAGCGTTTGAAGTTGCCCAAGCGGACTTGAAACAGAATCCCACCAACCCTTCTGCCAACGAGAAGTTCGGGCTGTTGCTGCTCGAACGGGGCAAGGTGGATGAGTCGCTACCGTTCCTGGTCCAGTCTGCGTCGCCTGAATTGAAGCAACTGGCGATGGCTACGAGCCAGGCGGGGGATGATGCCAGTAGTCTTGAAATGCTGGCTGATCGCTGGAGTGGCCTCGCCACGGCGGAGCGTGTTGGGCCTGCAATGATTGCGGAACAACTATTGCGGCGGGCGCTCGACCAAGAAGGTCTCAAGGGGCTCGCTCGCGCTGCTGTCGAAGTCAAGCTGCAACGCATTGAAAAACTCACGGAAGCAAGCAAGGCAAGCATCGCAGCGGCACCCACGTTACCCCTCCCGAACAATTCCGAACAAGGATCTCCATTACCTGGCTGGACCAGTTTGCCCAAGAATCGATGGTTCGAGGCACTTCCCCTGATCGACTTTTGCGACGATGTCGCCTGCGGATATTGGTACAACGACAATACCGTGCTCTGGGTCGCGCGCCAAGGGAAACCCATTTCCAAGATTGAAGTCCCCCTGCAACTCGGTGGTTGCGACTACGATTTGCAGCTCGATTTCGAGATCGTGGATGGCGAGGATCGGATGGTGGTTCACTTTCCCTTGGGAACCGAATCGACCTACTTTGTGCTGGGGGACTATACCGATCTTGGTAAACGGACCTTCTTCTATCGTGGCCGCCCATCCGAGGAACTCAAATCCGACGAGTTTATCGAGGGTAATATCGTCAAGCTGAAGCAGCGCTATCGGCTGCTGCTCACTGTTCGGCAAAAAGAAGGCGGCGCAGAGCTGGCCTCGTTCCTCAACGATAAGCCGGTGCTCTCCACTTTCTTGCCTCACGAGCATGCGAAAAACGATGGGCCTTGGAATGCACGCGACCCGCAGCGGGTTGTGCTTACGTCGCTCGATGCCCAGTCCGTTTACTACAGTTTGCGCGTCAAGATGCTAACGGGAAATGGTCGCTATCAGAAACCGATCGCATCTGACGAACGCTGGCCCCCCAAAATTCGCTCGCTCAAAACCTTGCCGCTGACATCCCTCCCATGGACCTCGATTCAAGCAAACTACGAGCCCGTGGGTAACTCGAAAGATCCGTCCAAGCCTGTTGTTCCTGGCGTGAAAAAACCGGTGATCGACGGGAAGGAGTGCGACGACTTTATATTTGCACATGCCAAGTCGCGTGTGACCTACGACATCCCGCCGAAGGCAAAATATTTCACGTCGTACTGCGTGAATGTGAGATCGGTGTCGGCCTCTTTTTCCGTACGGATCGACGGGGTCGAGCTGTTTAGGACCGAGGGGAAGGCGATTTCGCGCTGCCTTGTCGAGATACCGCCGGGTAGTAAGACGATCGAGCTCATCTGCGGTGACATGGGAGACGATTCCTTCGATCACACCATGTGGGCCTATCCGGCATTTCGCTGA
- a CDS encoding chalcone isomerase family protein — protein sequence MTTTNHSTRPSRLARRSFLGLAGAMVVGSITSPLGGAEVDKVAFEDRLKAGDTNLQLQGCGLMYYKTVFKALAAALYIDEKADLRDPLADVPKRIEIEYFWSLKAKDIVAASEKLLVDNVPADKLKQLRPAIDELHSFYRDIKPGDRYALTYLPGVGTWLTLNGKMLGNVRDPEFASAYFSIWFGKKPMDVALKDQLLSTRR from the coding sequence ATGACCACAACCAATCACTCGACTCGTCCCAGCAGACTTGCGCGGCGCTCTTTCCTTGGACTAGCTGGCGCTATGGTGGTCGGCTCTATCACTTCGCCACTCGGCGGTGCTGAAGTCGACAAAGTGGCTTTCGAAGATCGGCTGAAAGCGGGCGACACCAATCTGCAGCTGCAAGGCTGTGGGCTGATGTACTACAAAACCGTGTTCAAAGCGCTCGCCGCAGCGCTCTACATCGACGAAAAAGCAGACCTGCGCGATCCTCTCGCCGACGTTCCCAAACGGATCGAGATCGAGTATTTCTGGTCGCTCAAGGCGAAGGATATCGTCGCCGCTTCAGAGAAACTGCTCGTCGACAATGTCCCGGCCGACAAGCTCAAGCAACTTCGCCCTGCGATCGACGAGCTGCACAGCTTCTATCGCGATATCAAACCGGGCGATCGCTACGCACTGACCTACCTGCCAGGGGTCGGCACTTGGCTGACGCTCAATGGCAAGATGCTCGGCAACGTGCGCGACCCCGAATTTGCCTCGGCCTATTTTTCGATCTGGTTCGGCAAAAAGCCGATGGATGTTGCTCTCAAAGATCAGCTGCTGAGCACCCGCCGCTAA
- a CDS encoding dipeptidase — protein MFQRRPAERLTVAVDSVLKLFLLAAMLLAALPIVLIAEEPPAAALERPAPVVMTERGREVHRAAWVFDGHNDLPWEMRTTASSSFTKRDIAQPQPAMHTDIPRLRAGNVRAQFWSVYVPAETSKAGTAFTDTIEQIDLVDEMVRKYPAHFAFCTKVSEIEAAVRDGKIASLIGVEGGHAIEDSLEKLRQLRKRGAAYMTLTHSDTLQWADAATDSAKHDGLSPFGEEVVLEMNRLGMLVDLSHVSDATMRDALTISRAPVIFSHSSARAIANHPRNVPDDVLKLVREKQAVVMVNFFPGFVVPESAEIMKELFKVSRALRAEFPMESDYRRERRKWEATHPYPAGDIHHVIDHIMHLVKVAGVDCVGIGSDYDGITKVPKQLEDVSTYPLITEALLERGLEPADIEKIMHGNVLRVMRAAEETARSLNAAR, from the coding sequence ATGTTTCAACGTAGGCCTGCAGAGCGATTGACGGTGGCTGTTGACAGCGTGTTAAAGCTATTTCTGCTAGCGGCAATGCTGCTAGCTGCTCTCCCTATTGTGCTGATTGCAGAAGAGCCGCCAGCAGCTGCGCTGGAGCGTCCCGCCCCGGTGGTGATGACCGAGCGCGGCCGCGAAGTGCACCGCGCTGCGTGGGTGTTTGATGGTCACAACGATTTGCCGTGGGAGATGCGAACCACCGCCTCGAGTTCGTTCACCAAACGGGACATCGCTCAGCCGCAGCCCGCGATGCATACCGATATTCCTCGACTCCGAGCTGGCAACGTTCGCGCACAGTTCTGGAGTGTCTATGTCCCGGCCGAAACTTCCAAAGCGGGAACCGCGTTCACCGATACGATCGAGCAGATTGATTTGGTCGACGAAATGGTGCGCAAATATCCCGCCCACTTTGCGTTTTGCACCAAGGTGTCGGAGATCGAGGCTGCTGTTCGCGACGGCAAGATTGCCTCGCTGATTGGGGTTGAAGGGGGGCATGCGATCGAGGATTCGCTGGAGAAGCTTCGGCAACTTCGCAAGCGTGGCGCGGCCTACATGACTCTGACGCACAGTGACACGCTTCAGTGGGCTGATGCAGCGACCGATAGCGCGAAGCACGATGGTCTTTCCCCGTTTGGCGAAGAGGTGGTGCTGGAGATGAATCGTCTCGGGATGCTCGTCGATCTGTCGCACGTATCCGACGCCACGATGCGCGACGCCCTGACGATTTCTCGGGCACCGGTGATCTTTTCGCATTCGTCGGCCCGCGCGATTGCCAATCATCCGCGGAACGTCCCCGACGATGTGCTCAAGCTTGTACGCGAGAAACAAGCGGTCGTGATGGTCAACTTCTTTCCCGGTTTTGTTGTCCCCGAATCAGCCGAAATCATGAAGGAACTCTTCAAGGTATCGCGAGCACTGCGGGCTGAGTTTCCGATGGAAAGCGACTACCGCCGCGAACGCCGCAAGTGGGAAGCGACGCACCCTTATCCAGCGGGCGATATTCATCACGTGATCGACCACATCATGCACTTGGTGAAAGTGGCCGGGGTCGATTGCGTCGGTATTGGGAGCGACTACGACGGGATTACGAAAGTGCCGAAGCAACTCGAAGATGTTTCGACCTATCCGCTGATCACCGAGGCGCTGCTCGAGCGCGGGCTAGAGCCAGCCGATATCGAAAAGATCATGCACGGGAACGTGCTTCGCGTGATGCGAGCGGCTGAAGAAACGGCACGCTCGCTGAATGCGGCTCGCTGA
- a CDS encoding dockerin type I domain-containing protein has product MFGLSPGFSEKNKRHSAAPRLRRALLERLEDRSMMASLPYGATAADTGEYMLGKVHVTVVLMESTPTMSPGDNGVVRITPTGGSAYNFNYIPENWNSTLISSVKNKVIEATNWWEQTLDTDPNVRDGLLDYSVDFTYADSPVPTGYEPIARPSNDFALWIYDFLNTTGLPISGNFSTDIRTFNNFQRERTGSDWAFTLFVVNDTNDADKQFDPSGAFDRSFAYAGGRFAVVLASRPASIFAHEIGHQFWALDEYAGLGNYSAKRGYYNTQNVNSAENPTPGFSQQPSLMSNDPGLTQAYNSFTTSDASKQMIGWQDSDGDGIFDVLDVPFSLSGSGSYNASTGMYNFKGASSVETLANLNTSGLGNDITINKIRVAEYAIDNGPWQVAATYENLYSTSLDLSFPVPSGDHEIRIRTHDTVTGAMSPEFIASTRGSSAYTESGIAGYLYRDDNDSGTWDVGESPLAGWNVRLVDDLGQPLQLSHVLEPNDYANSHVLSTQLAGIRLSVQGGDSLASNRDVTAVVATIQPSAGKVFGGRSAVFGNVRETWSSTRFLKIEFDTPQSSVSIKAYSGGTASYGRLEAYDATGKLIERYTTSELTGSSSEVMRIERPDADISYVIARGHMGTEVVLDSLEVGPATSTVTDANGAYVLPLLPSGTFNVAIEVLPTYEPTTALGSEAEVIVSAGETTSDVNFGFAPPGNPWTNPFDPLNVSDDRYITPFDALLVINWLNQYGQNPTLPAIRPDGNYFIDVNNDGRCTPFDALLVINHLNLNGSTPAIVGESEPPDEGGNNGSGDGGTGDGGTGDGGTGGSGTGEGGTGDGGSGSGGGSSGGGSSGTIIELPGGPAGEGEPSAEVYDLLLAIPVTSSAATSELTLPLTDDDAEWLALSGSSSLASYVDQWAVDLLAEDRSLGVLKRRR; this is encoded by the coding sequence ATGTTTGGACTCTCCCCAGGCTTCAGCGAGAAAAACAAGCGCCATTCGGCTGCGCCGCGGCTTCGTCGCGCTCTGCTGGAGCGTCTGGAAGACCGCTCGATGATGGCCTCGCTTCCGTACGGCGCCACCGCTGCCGACACCGGCGAATACATGCTTGGCAAAGTGCATGTCACCGTCGTCCTGATGGAATCGACGCCGACGATGTCTCCCGGCGATAACGGCGTGGTTCGCATCACCCCGACCGGTGGCAGCGCGTACAATTTCAACTACATCCCCGAGAACTGGAACTCCACGCTCATTTCGAGTGTGAAGAACAAAGTGATCGAGGCGACCAATTGGTGGGAACAGACGCTCGACACCGATCCCAACGTGCGGGACGGACTGCTCGACTACTCCGTCGATTTCACCTACGCCGATAGCCCCGTTCCGACAGGCTACGAGCCAATCGCTCGTCCGAGCAACGACTTTGCACTCTGGATCTACGACTTTCTGAACACCACCGGGCTTCCGATCTCGGGGAACTTCAGCACCGACATCCGGACGTTCAACAATTTTCAGCGCGAGCGAACTGGCAGCGATTGGGCCTTCACCCTGTTCGTGGTGAACGACACCAACGACGCCGACAAGCAGTTCGACCCCAGCGGCGCATTCGATCGATCGTTTGCTTATGCCGGCGGTCGATTCGCAGTCGTTCTCGCCAGCCGACCTGCCAGCATCTTTGCCCACGAGATTGGGCATCAGTTCTGGGCACTCGACGAGTATGCCGGGCTCGGCAACTACAGTGCCAAACGCGGTTACTACAACACGCAAAACGTGAACTCTGCCGAGAACCCAACTCCCGGTTTCTCGCAGCAGCCGAGCTTGATGTCGAACGATCCAGGTTTGACGCAGGCTTATAACAGCTTCACCACCAGCGACGCTTCGAAACAGATGATCGGCTGGCAAGATTCCGACGGCGATGGAATCTTCGATGTGCTCGACGTGCCGTTTTCCCTGTCGGGGTCGGGATCGTACAACGCTTCCACCGGCATGTACAACTTCAAGGGCGCCAGCTCGGTCGAAACGCTTGCCAACCTCAATACGAGCGGCCTGGGTAACGACATCACGATCAACAAGATTCGCGTGGCTGAATACGCGATCGACAACGGCCCGTGGCAAGTCGCCGCGACCTACGAAAATCTCTATTCCACGTCGCTCGACCTGTCGTTTCCCGTTCCTTCGGGCGATCACGAAATCCGCATTCGTACGCACGACACCGTGACCGGGGCCATGTCCCCCGAATTCATCGCCAGCACGCGTGGCTCGTCGGCTTACACCGAGAGTGGCATCGCTGGCTACCTGTATCGCGACGACAACGACAGCGGCACCTGGGATGTGGGTGAATCGCCACTCGCGGGCTGGAATGTTCGCCTGGTCGACGACCTAGGTCAACCGCTGCAGCTGTCGCACGTGCTCGAGCCGAACGACTATGCCAACAGCCACGTCCTGTCGACGCAGCTCGCCGGAATCCGCCTGAGCGTTCAAGGTGGCGATTCGCTCGCCTCGAACCGCGATGTTACTGCGGTGGTGGCGACGATTCAGCCCTCGGCTGGCAAGGTTTTTGGTGGACGTAGCGCCGTGTTCGGCAACGTTCGCGAAACCTGGAGCTCCACCCGCTTTCTGAAAATCGAATTCGATACTCCGCAGTCGAGTGTCAGCATCAAGGCCTATAGCGGCGGAACGGCCAGCTACGGACGCCTGGAAGCGTACGACGCCACCGGCAAGCTGATCGAACGTTACACCACGAGCGAGCTCACTGGCAGCAGCAGCGAAGTGATGCGTATCGAGCGTCCCGACGCCGACATCAGCTACGTGATTGCTCGCGGTCACATGGGTACCGAAGTGGTGCTCGATTCGCTCGAAGTGGGCCCGGCGACTTCGACAGTCACCGACGCCAACGGCGCGTATGTGCTGCCGCTCCTTCCTTCGGGAACGTTCAACGTTGCCATCGAAGTTCTCCCCACGTACGAACCGACTACCGCTCTCGGCTCCGAAGCGGAAGTGATCGTGAGCGCCGGGGAAACGACGAGCGATGTGAACTTTGGTTTTGCTCCTCCGGGCAATCCTTGGACCAATCCTTTCGATCCACTGAACGTCAGCGACGATCGCTACATCACCCCGTTCGATGCGCTGCTGGTCATCAACTGGCTCAACCAGTACGGTCAAAACCCCACACTCCCAGCGATTCGGCCCGACGGCAACTACTTCATCGATGTCAACAACGATGGTCGCTGCACTCCGTTCGACGCTCTGCTGGTGATCAACCACCTGAATCTCAATGGCTCGACCCCGGCTATCGTCGGTGAATCAGAGCCGCCAGATGAAGGTGGCAATAACGGTTCCGGCGACGGCGGAACTGGCGACGGCGGAACTGGCGACGGTGGAACCGGCGGCAGTGGGACAGGCGAAGGCGGCACTGGAGATGGTGGCTCGGGTAGCGGTGGTGGATCGTCGGGTGGTGGTTCCAGCGGAACGATCATCGAATTGCCCGGCGGACCAGCTGGCGAAGGAGAACCTTCGGCCGAGGTTTATGATCTGCTCCTCGCGATTCCGGTCACTTCCTCGGCTGCAACTAGCGAACTAACACTTCCGCTAACCGACGACGATGCCGAGTGGCTCGCCCTTAGTGGCAGTAGTTCGCTGGCTTCATACGTCGACCAGTGGGCCGTCGATCTGCTTGCAGAAGATAGATCGCTCGGCGTCCTCAAACGGCGCCGATAA